The nucleotide window TCATAAGTACCTTGGAAGCTCACTAGCTGTTGATCTTTCACATCGATGATGTGTGTTGCCAGTGAAGAAACGAACTCACGGTCATGGCTCACGAAGATCAGCGTGCCAGTGTAAACCTTTAGTGCATCGTTTAAGGCTTGGATTGCTTCCATGTCCATGTGGTTGGTTGGTTCGTCCATCACAAGTACGTTGATGTCTTGCATCATTAACTTGCCAAATAACAGACGGTTCTTCTCACCACCAGAACAGTTACGAGCTTTCTTGTTCGCATCATCAGCGGTAAACAATAGACGACCAAGAATGCCACGTACCATTAGGTCATCATGCTTAGCTGTACGCCATTGTGAAATCCAATCGAAGATGCTCAGATCGTTGTCAAAGTCCTTGGTGCTGTCTTGTGGGCAGTAACCTACAGAAGCATTTTCAGACCATTTAACGATACCTTCGTTCTGCTCCAGCTCTTGAACTAGACAACGTAGTAGCGTGGTTTTACCTACACCGTTCTCACCGATAACGGCAAGACGTGTACCCGCCTCAAGCAGCAAGTTGCCACCAGAAAACAGTGTTTCGCCATCGAAGCCGTGACCAAGCTCTTTGAGTTCAAGCGCTTGACGGTGTAGTTTCTTGCCTTCACCAAAATCAATTGATGGGCTCATACGGCTCGATGATTTCACTTCATCAAGCGTGATTTTGTCCATTTTCTTAGCACGAGAACTTGCTTGTTTCGCTTTAGATGCGTTCGCACCAAAACGGTTTACGAAGTCTTGCAATTCGCTGATCTCAGCCGCTTTCTTAGCATTGCTTGCTAGTAGTTGATCACGAATCAAGCCAGAAGCTTCTAGGAAGTATTCGTAGTTACCTGGGTAAACACGAAGTTCGCCATAGTCGATATCCGCCATGTGTGTACACACAGAGTTCAGGAAGTGTCTATCGTGCGAAATAATGATCATTGTACATTTACGCTGGTTTAGCTCTTCAGCAAGCCAGTTAATCGTGTGAATGTCCAAGTTGTTGGTTGGTTCATCAAGAAGCAAGATATCTGGGTTTGCAAACAGTGCCTGTGCCAATAGCACACGCAGTTTCCAACCCGGAGCAACTTGTTGCATCAGGCCAAAGTGAAACTCTTCTTCGATACCCGCTTGGATCAGGATGTCACCTGCACGGCTTTCTGCTGTGTAGCCATCCATTTCCGCGAATTCGCTTTCAAGCTCAGCGACTTTCATGCCATCGTCTTCGCTCATTTCTGGCAAAGAGTAAATGCGGTCACGTTCTTGTTTTACTTCCCATAGCTTTCTGTCGCCCATGATCACAACGTCGATAACGCTGTATTGTTCGAAAGCGAACTGATCTTGGCTTAGCACACCCAGTTTTTCTCCGGGAGTGATAGAAACGTTGCCCGAGCTTGGCGTTAATGCGCCACTTAGGATTTTCATGAACGTTGATTTGCCGCAACCATTGGCGCCGATCAAACCGTAGCGGTTGCCGTTACCAAATTTAGCAGAGATGTTTTCAAACAGCGGCTCTGCGCCAAATTGCATTGTGATGTTCGCGGTAGAT belongs to Vibrio cyclitrophicus and includes:
- a CDS encoding ABC-F family ATPase, producing MISTANITMQFGAEPLFENISAKFGNGNRYGLIGANGCGKSTFMKILSGALTPSSGNVSITPGEKLGVLSQDQFAFEQYSVIDVVIMGDRKLWEVKQERDRIYSLPEMSEDDGMKVAELESEFAEMDGYTAESRAGDILIQAGIEEEFHFGLMQQVAPGWKLRVLLAQALFANPDILLLDEPTNNLDIHTINWLAEELNQRKCTMIIISHDRHFLNSVCTHMADIDYGELRVYPGNYEYFLEASGLIRDQLLASNAKKAAEISELQDFVNRFGANASKAKQASSRAKKMDKITLDEVKSSSRMSPSIDFGEGKKLHRQALELKELGHGFDGETLFSGGNLLLEAGTRLAVIGENGVGKTTLLRCLVQELEQNEGIVKWSENASVGYCPQDSTKDFDNDLSIFDWISQWRTAKHDDLMVRGILGRLLFTADDANKKARNCSGGEKNRLLFGKLMMQDINVLVMDEPTNHMDMEAIQALNDALKVYTGTLIFVSHDREFVSSLATHIIDVKDQQLVSFQGTYEEYLDHQKKMLMVSL